The proteins below are encoded in one region of Acidobacteriota bacterium:
- a CDS encoding helix-turn-helix domain-containing protein: MRSTGAINNYVAHRLREVRTAKKMSSQEVARRTGIATGSYSCLENGWYRINLDNLFKILHALDIDVTDVWPRPKDDAQGPINEEYLRSTVRKALDAGPREMELDDVLESVCQAFEVSKGQLQSKMRSWARLSHARAACGLLVKESPSLSLTDLCGLLGCSLSSMSHLMRRHMDALDEDGEMEEAMRQARRILRRRLTRAKDEAVDSHSEVREQKAG, encoded by the coding sequence ATGCGATCTACGGGAGCTATTAACAACTACGTAGCCCACCGCCTGAGGGAGGTGCGCACGGCAAAGAAAATGAGTTCTCAAGAGGTGGCGCGCCGCACTGGCATTGCCACCGGTTCCTATAGTTGTCTGGAAAACGGCTGGTATCGAATCAACCTGGACAATCTCTTCAAGATTCTCCATGCCCTCGACATCGACGTCACCGACGTATGGCCGCGTCCTAAGGATGACGCTCAGGGTCCCATCAACGAGGAATATTTGCGCAGCACCGTGCGCAAGGCGCTTGACGCCGGGCCGCGGGAAATGGAATTGGACGATGTGCTGGAATCGGTCTGCCAGGCCTTCGAAGTGAGCAAGGGCCAACTTCAGTCCAAGATGCGCAGCTGGGCCCGGCTCAGCCATGCCCGTGCCGCCTGCGGACTGCTGGTCAAGGAGTCGCCCAGCTTGAGTCTCACTGACTTGTGCGGATTGCTGGGATGCAGCCTCTCCTCCATGAGTCACCTCATGCGCCGTCACATGGATGCCCTCGACGAAGACGGCGAAATGGAAGAAGCCATGAGGCAAGCGCGCCGCATCCTGCGCCGGCGGCTCACCCGCGCCAAGGACGAGGCCGTTGATTCTCATTCCGAAGTGAGGGAACAGAAGGCGGGCTGA
- a CDS encoding helix-turn-helix domain-containing protein encodes MSTPPRAHPVNAFVCTSIRRLRQARGLAIERVAERSGIPPGSYSCLETGRYRLNLENLYRILAALDADIGDVWPQRPGDRKSSPEGPPQVEEAVRQAELRRPPRATLEDILKAVCRTCLVNRREMASRKRTARISRARAIASLLTWELGHLTLSALSRELRRDVSSLSHQLRRFRRQLKSDSESAAILRRARRQLEKDLRKRHIRRQLQ; translated from the coding sequence ATGAGCACACCCCCAAGAGCGCACCCCGTCAACGCTTTCGTCTGCACTTCCATCCGCCGCCTGCGCCAAGCCCGAGGACTCGCCATCGAGCGGGTGGCCGAGCGCTCGGGCATCCCTCCCGGCTCTTATTCCTGCCTGGAAACGGGGCGTTACCGCCTCAATTTGGAGAATCTCTACCGGATCCTGGCGGCCTTGGACGCCGATATCGGCGACGTCTGGCCTCAGCGCCCTGGAGACCGAAAATCTTCCCCAGAGGGCCCTCCTCAAGTGGAAGAGGCCGTGCGCCAGGCGGAACTGCGCCGTCCTCCAAGGGCGACTCTGGAGGACATACTGAAAGCGGTCTGCCGCACTTGTCTCGTCAACCGCCGCGAGATGGCTTCCCGCAAGCGTACGGCGCGGATATCCCGGGCCCGTGCCATCGCCTCTCTGCTGACCTGGGAATTGGGACATCTTACCCTCAGCGCCCTGAGCCGGGAGCTGCGCCGCGACGTCTCCTCCCTGAGCCACCAGTTGCGCCGTTTCAGGCGTCAGTTGAAAAGCGACAGCGAGTCGGCCGCCATCCTCCGCAGGGCGCGGCGGCAACTGGAAAAGGACCTGCGCAAGCGCCACATTCGGCGACAGCTACAGTAG
- a CDS encoding Gfo/Idh/MocA family oxidoreductase yields MQRKIRMGMVGGGPGAFIGAVHRRAALMDGLIELVCGAFSSDPQRSREAGRELFLPQDRCYGDYRQMMEAEAALPAGQRMDFVAVVTPNHLHFPVALAALRAGFAVMCDKPLTSNIEDARKLVEAVEESGLLFGLTHNYTGYPMVKEARRLLGEGRLGRIRKVVVEYPQGWLSEPIERQGQKQADWRTDPDKAGPSGCMGDIGTHAENLAEYVTGLKIEKLCADVSSIVQGRALDDDGNVLLRLEGGVRGILYASQISAGEENGLRIRVYAEKAGLDWIQEDPNTLVVKWHGKPRQVLRAGADYEHLGRRTRFNCRLPSGHPEGFLEAFANLYRCFALTLACRLEGREPEADYLDFPGVEDGLRGMRFIEAVLRSSRSTRKWTPLQD; encoded by the coding sequence ATGCAACGGAAGATCCGCATGGGTATGGTTGGAGGCGGTCCGGGGGCCTTTATCGGCGCTGTTCACCGCCGGGCGGCCCTCATGGACGGGCTTATCGAATTGGTGTGCGGGGCCTTCAGTTCCGATCCTCAGCGCTCCCGCGAGGCGGGCCGGGAACTCTTCTTGCCCCAAGACCGCTGCTACGGCGACTACCGCCAGATGATGGAGGCCGAGGCCGCTCTTCCCGCCGGCCAACGGATGGATTTCGTGGCCGTCGTCACCCCTAACCACCTCCATTTCCCGGTAGCCCTGGCGGCCCTTCGAGCCGGCTTCGCGGTGATGTGCGACAAGCCCTTGACGTCCAATATCGAGGACGCCCGCAAGCTGGTCGAGGCGGTTGAGGAAAGCGGGCTGCTCTTCGGACTCACCCATAACTACACCGGCTACCCTATGGTCAAGGAGGCCCGCCGCCTGCTCGGCGAAGGGCGCCTGGGCCGCATCCGCAAGGTGGTTGTGGAGTATCCCCAGGGTTGGCTGAGCGAGCCCATCGAGCGCCAGGGACAGAAGCAGGCCGACTGGCGCACCGACCCCGACAAGGCGGGGCCCAGCGGATGCATGGGCGACATCGGCACCCACGCCGAGAATCTGGCCGAATACGTGACCGGATTGAAAATCGAAAAACTCTGCGCCGACGTCTCCTCCATCGTGCAAGGACGAGCATTGGACGACGACGGCAACGTCCTCCTGAGACTGGAAGGGGGAGTGCGGGGAATCCTCTATGCCAGCCAGATCTCGGCCGGCGAAGAAAACGGCTTGCGCATTCGCGTCTATGCCGAGAAGGCCGGCTTGGACTGGATCCAGGAAGATCCCAATACCCTGGTCGTGAAATGGCACGGAAAGCCCCGTCAGGTGCTGCGGGCCGGAGCCGACTATGAGCACCTGGGAAGGCGCACGCGCTTCAACTGCCGCTTGCCTTCGGGTCATCCCGAGGGATTCCTGGAAGCCTTCGCCAACCTCTACCGCTGCTTCGCCCTGACCCTGGCTTGCCGCTTGGAAGGGCGGGAACCCGAGGCCGACTACCTCGACTTTCCGGGCGTGGAAGACGGCCTGAGGGGAATGCGCTTCATCGAGGCCGTGCTGCGCAGCAGCCGCAGCACCCGGAAATGGACCCCGCTGCAAGACTAG
- a CDS encoding sugar phosphate isomerase/epimerase family protein produces the protein MARPVTLFTGQWADLPLEELCAKARQFGFDGLELACWGDHFQVDRADDAYCRAKHQLLQRHGLQVHAISNHLVGQAVCDRIDQRHKAILPEHVWGDGDPEGVKRRAAQEMIETAKAAKRFGVKVVNGFTGSSIWHLHYSFPPVPPQMIDEGYADFGRRWKPILDAFSEAGVRFALEVHPAEIAFDIATAERALEAVDNHPAFGFNFDPSHFGYQGVDYLAFIRRFPGRIFHMHVKDVWWSDSPAPSGVFEGHLPFGDLRRYWEFRSPGRGKINFDLVMRSLNAIGYQGPLSVEWEDIGMDREHGAAEACAFVRKIDFKPSEVAFDAAFER, from the coding sequence ATGGCTAGACCCGTCACACTGTTTACCGGCCAGTGGGCCGACCTGCCCTTGGAGGAATTGTGCGCCAAGGCGCGCCAATTCGGTTTCGACGGGCTGGAACTGGCCTGCTGGGGCGATCATTTTCAAGTCGATCGGGCCGACGACGCCTATTGCCGGGCCAAACACCAACTGCTGCAGCGCCACGGGCTGCAAGTCCATGCCATCTCCAACCACCTGGTGGGCCAGGCGGTGTGCGACCGTATCGACCAGCGTCACAAGGCCATACTGCCCGAGCACGTGTGGGGGGACGGAGACCCCGAGGGAGTCAAGCGGCGGGCTGCCCAGGAGATGATCGAGACCGCCAAGGCCGCCAAGCGCTTCGGGGTCAAGGTGGTCAACGGATTCACGGGAAGCTCCATCTGGCACCTGCATTACTCCTTCCCTCCCGTGCCGCCTCAGATGATCGATGAGGGATACGCCGACTTCGGGCGCCGCTGGAAGCCCATCCTCGATGCCTTTTCCGAAGCCGGCGTGCGTTTCGCCTTGGAAGTCCACCCGGCCGAGATCGCTTTCGACATCGCCACGGCCGAGCGGGCTCTGGAAGCGGTGGACAACCATCCCGCCTTCGGATTCAACTTCGATCCCAGCCACTTCGGCTATCAGGGAGTCGACTATCTGGCCTTCATCCGCCGTTTCCCGGGGCGCATCTTCCACATGCACGTCAAGGACGTGTGGTGGAGCGACTCGCCGGCGCCCAGCGGGGTGTTCGAAGGCCATTTGCCTTTCGGAGACCTGCGCCGCTACTGGGAGTTCCGTTCTCCGGGACGAGGCAAGATCAACTTCGACCTGGTCATGCGTTCCCTCAATGCCATCGGCTACCAAGGGCCTCTCTCGGTGGAATGGGAGGACATCGGAATGGACCGCGAGCATGGCGCCGCCGAGGCCTGCGCCTTCGTGCGCAAGATCGATTTCAAGCCCTCGGAAGTGGCTTTCGACGCAGCCTTCGAGCGCTAA